A single window of Nicotiana sylvestris chromosome 5, ASM39365v2, whole genome shotgun sequence DNA harbors:
- the LOC104223355 gene encoding uncharacterized protein isoform X1 translates to MEKGESSSAKLSEDEVWAKLIPVDSRYSEIELRLKETVICSEVKNSSSEKQEWCKITRNVDLVSAMMQNNSSKAIVIDGTVVQDEHAAVIKCGSEISLGPSDEGFVKYRLEMMPTEESRRYMQISLDVEDAKCCICLNIWHDVVTAAPCLHNFCNGCFSEWLRRSQERRSSVLCPQCRAVVQFVGRNHFLHNIEEDILLADPSLKRSSEDFVLLDSCASIKSPLEQVLSSRKSRRKRERSPSDAANSWEPLCPQCGIEFGGFQCNESTVHLQCQACGGMMPSRLNIGVQQHCLGCDRAFCAAYWRNQGVNGSNLHPLCSPETFKPIAERTITRIPSLAHENNQYEQNITERCIREMTRSLQDVVADWILKLDKREIDRTRMPLNHAEMITSRTYTCSECYDKLVSFLLYWFRVTMTAHLLPSEVGQREDCWYGYACRTQHHNQEHARKRNHVCRPTRGSHM, encoded by the exons ATGGAAAAAGGAGAAAGCTCAAGTGCTAAACTTTCAGAAGATGAAGTCTGGGCGAAACTCA TACCGGTGGACTCTCGCTATTCAGAAATTGAGTTGAGGCTGAAGGAGACCGTAATATGCAGTGAAGTGAAGAATTCCTCTTCTGAAAAGCAAGAATGGTGTAAGATAACAAGGAATGTGGATCTAGTTTCTGCCATGATGCAAAATAATAG TTCAAAAGCAATTGTTATTGATGGGACGGTGGTTCAGGATGAGCATGCTGCTGTAATTAAGTGTGGCAGTGAAATTTCTCTGGGCCCCAGTGATGAAG GTTTTGTGAAATACCGACTCGAAATGATGCCCACTGAGGAATCTCGCAGATATATGCAG ATTTCTCTCGATGTTGAGGATGCAAAATGCTGTATCTGCTTAAATATCTGGCATGATGTTGTCACAGCTGCACCTTGCCTTCACAATTTCTG TAATGGATGCTTTTCAGAGTGGCTAAGGAGGTCTCAAGAGAGGCGTTCAAGTGTTTTATGTCCCCAGTGCAGAGCAGTTGTACAGTTTGTTGGAAGAAACCATTTTTTGCATAACATTGAGGAA GATATACTGCTTGCGGATCCTTCCTTGAAACGCTCGAGTGAAGATTTTGTGCTGCTTGATTCCTGTGCATCAATAAAATCACCTCTT GAGCAGGTCCTCAGCAGTAGAAAAAGTCGCCGGAAGAGGGAACGTTCTCCATCAGATGCAGCAAATAGCTGGGAGCCTTTATGCCCTCAGTGTG GCATTGAATTTGGAGGTTTTCAGTGCAATGAAAGCACAGTTCATCTTCAATGTCAAGCATGTGGTGGAATGATGCCCTCTCGATTAAACATTGGAGTGCAACAACACT GTTTGGGATGTGATCGAGCATTTTGTGCTGCTTATTGGCGTAATCAGGGAGTCAATGGAAGCAATTTACATCCACTTTGCAGTCCTGAAACTTTCAAGCCT ATTGCTGAACGTACAATTACTAGAATACCCTCCTTGGCACATGAGAATAATCAGTATGAACAAAAT ATCACTGAAAGATGCATTAGAGAGATGACAAGGTCGTTGCAAGATGTGGTAGCTGATTGGATTTTGAAGCTGGATAAGCGGGAGATAG ATCGCACAAGGATGCCTTTAAATCATGCTGAGATGATAACTTCCCGTACATATACTTGTAG TGAGTGCTATGACAAGTTAGTCTCATTCCTATTGTACTGGTTTAGAGTTACAATGACAGCACAT CTTTTACCTTCAGAGGTAGGTCAAAGAGAAGACTGCTGGTATGGATATGCTTGTCGCACACAGCACCATAACCAAGAGCATGCTCGCAAAAGGAACCATGTCTGCCGGCCAACAAGGGGTAGTCATATGTAG
- the LOC104223355 gene encoding uncharacterized protein isoform X2, with product MEKGESSSAKLSEDEVWAKLIPVDSRYSEIELRLKETVICSEVKNSSSEKQEWCKITRNVDLVSAMMQNNSSKAIVIDGTVVQDEHAAVIKCGSEISLGPSDEGFVKYRLEMMPTEESRRYMQISLDVEDAKCCICLNIWHDVVTAAPCLHNFCNGCFSEWLRRSQERRSSVLCPQCRAVVQFVGRNHFLHNIEEDILLADPSLKRSSEDFVLLDSCASIKSPLVLSSRKSRRKRERSPSDAANSWEPLCPQCGIEFGGFQCNESTVHLQCQACGGMMPSRLNIGVQQHCLGCDRAFCAAYWRNQGVNGSNLHPLCSPETFKPIAERTITRIPSLAHENNQYEQNITERCIREMTRSLQDVVADWILKLDKREIDRTRMPLNHAEMITSRTYTCSECYDKLVSFLLYWFRVTMTAHLLPSEVGQREDCWYGYACRTQHHNQEHARKRNHVCRPTRGSHM from the exons ATGGAAAAAGGAGAAAGCTCAAGTGCTAAACTTTCAGAAGATGAAGTCTGGGCGAAACTCA TACCGGTGGACTCTCGCTATTCAGAAATTGAGTTGAGGCTGAAGGAGACCGTAATATGCAGTGAAGTGAAGAATTCCTCTTCTGAAAAGCAAGAATGGTGTAAGATAACAAGGAATGTGGATCTAGTTTCTGCCATGATGCAAAATAATAG TTCAAAAGCAATTGTTATTGATGGGACGGTGGTTCAGGATGAGCATGCTGCTGTAATTAAGTGTGGCAGTGAAATTTCTCTGGGCCCCAGTGATGAAG GTTTTGTGAAATACCGACTCGAAATGATGCCCACTGAGGAATCTCGCAGATATATGCAG ATTTCTCTCGATGTTGAGGATGCAAAATGCTGTATCTGCTTAAATATCTGGCATGATGTTGTCACAGCTGCACCTTGCCTTCACAATTTCTG TAATGGATGCTTTTCAGAGTGGCTAAGGAGGTCTCAAGAGAGGCGTTCAAGTGTTTTATGTCCCCAGTGCAGAGCAGTTGTACAGTTTGTTGGAAGAAACCATTTTTTGCATAACATTGAGGAA GATATACTGCTTGCGGATCCTTCCTTGAAACGCTCGAGTGAAGATTTTGTGCTGCTTGATTCCTGTGCATCAATAAAATCACCTCTT GTCCTCAGCAGTAGAAAAAGTCGCCGGAAGAGGGAACGTTCTCCATCAGATGCAGCAAATAGCTGGGAGCCTTTATGCCCTCAGTGTG GCATTGAATTTGGAGGTTTTCAGTGCAATGAAAGCACAGTTCATCTTCAATGTCAAGCATGTGGTGGAATGATGCCCTCTCGATTAAACATTGGAGTGCAACAACACT GTTTGGGATGTGATCGAGCATTTTGTGCTGCTTATTGGCGTAATCAGGGAGTCAATGGAAGCAATTTACATCCACTTTGCAGTCCTGAAACTTTCAAGCCT ATTGCTGAACGTACAATTACTAGAATACCCTCCTTGGCACATGAGAATAATCAGTATGAACAAAAT ATCACTGAAAGATGCATTAGAGAGATGACAAGGTCGTTGCAAGATGTGGTAGCTGATTGGATTTTGAAGCTGGATAAGCGGGAGATAG ATCGCACAAGGATGCCTTTAAATCATGCTGAGATGATAACTTCCCGTACATATACTTGTAG TGAGTGCTATGACAAGTTAGTCTCATTCCTATTGTACTGGTTTAGAGTTACAATGACAGCACAT CTTTTACCTTCAGAGGTAGGTCAAAGAGAAGACTGCTGGTATGGATATGCTTGTCGCACACAGCACCATAACCAAGAGCATGCTCGCAAAAGGAACCATGTCTGCCGGCCAACAAGGGGTAGTCATATGTAG
- the LOC138868872 gene encoding uncharacterized protein: MLRTDSPYLGLALTVHLFLILQGLLYNVCPLFPILLTCRMETICIIVAFNGRWTEDYKYLDHQTKLFLAPESIQFEDFVKQIFELIELDSEKFEIVIWFDINLGTSKGMLVSKDLDLHTCIELLKTHSLFKSCRFIVDISERVFASTSNEHANTKTQHDNQERCQQIVEVDMVEAQPLNEEVHQTFDSIQVEGQSIIEIDNEQALGIQVLESAPVIEVVADKTCTQITKRRSNLKQKESPTTILRENASLDQIKVGSVFDNKKSIINCFSNVAIKGHFEFKVVRSSSTRYSLTCNDDRCRWCVRAFRIKDSTLFKIVKLEKKHDCSVNTRKADQRHATSKLISGYIIDNLRDPRFEVTPAFVMAEMQKLHGLDIGYHKAWRAIQHASALIRGSPEENYELLCSYLYMMTSKNPGTYTNIKIDDNNRFLYMFYAYGSSIAGWNHCRPVIAIDATFLKSKYRGVLMISVSKDANNQIFPLAFGIAESENNNSYEWYFSQLRNSIRSRENLIFLSDRH, from the exons atgttaaggacagacagtccttatctTGGTCTTGCACTTACAGTACACCTGTTCTTAATTCTACAAGGATTGCTTTATAACGTATGTCCTTTGTTTCCCATTCTCTTGACTTGTAGGATGGAAACAATATGCATAATAGTTGCTTTTAATGGTAGATGGACTGAAGACTATAAATATCTTGATCATCAAACAAAGCTTTTCCTAGCACCTGAGTCAATTCAGTTTGAAGATTTCGTTAAACAGATTTTTGAGCTTATTGAATTGGATAGTGAAAAGTTTGAAATAgtgatatggtttgatatcaaccttggaacaagcaaaggaatgcttgtaTCCAAAGATTTAGATCTTCACACATGTATAGAGTTGCTAAAAACTCATTCACTCTTCAAGAGCTGTCGTTTCATAGTTGATATTTCGGAAAGAGTTTTTGCATCAACAAGCAATGAACATGCCAACACAAaaactcaacatgacaatcaaGAGCGATGCCAACAGATAGTTGAAGtagatatggttgaagctcaaCCATTAAATGAAGAGGTGCATCAAACATTTGAttctattcaagtagaaggacaaAGCATTATAGAGATTGACAACGAACAAGCTTTGGGTATTCAAGTCTTAGAGAGTGCACCGGTAATCGAAGTAGTTGCTGACAAAACCTGCACTCAAATAACTAAACGAagatcaaatttgaaacaaaaagaatccccaactacaatattaagagaaaatgcTTCTTTGGATCAAATAAAAGTCGGATCAGTATTTGACAATAAGAAGAgcataattaattgtttttctaaTGTAGCAATCAAAGGACATTTTGAATTCAAAGTTGTTAGATCAAGCTCAACAAGATATTCGTTGACATGCAATGATGATAGGTGTCGTTGGTGTGTGCGtgctttcagaattaaagactcAACATTATTCAAGATAGTAAAGCTTGAGAAAAAGCATGACTGCTCTGTTAACACTAGGAAAGCAGATCAAAGGCATGCTACTTCAAAGTTGATTAGTGGTTACATTATCGATAATCTTCGGGACCCAAGATTTGAAGTTACACCAGCTTTTGTCATGGCAGAGATGCAAAAATTGCATGGACTAGACATTGGATATCACAAGGCGTGGCGTGCTATTCAACATGCTTCCGCTTTAATAAGAGGAAGTCCCGAAGAAAATTATGAATTATTGTgttcatacttgtatatgatGACAAGTAAAAACCCGGGAACTTATACTAACATAAAGATAGACGACAACAACAG gtttctttatatgttttacGCATATGGATCATCGATAGCTGGTTGGAATCATTGTAGACCAGTGATTGCTATTGATGCGACTTTTTTGAAGTCAAAATATCGTGGTGTTTTAATGATTTCAGTTTCAAAAGATGCAAATAACCAAATTTTCCCATTAGCCTTTGGAATAGCAGAATCTGAAAACAACAATTCCTATGAGTGGTACTTTAGTCAGCTTCGCAATTCAATTAGGAGCCGTgagaatttgatttttttatcaGACAGGCATTAA